In Zea mays cultivar B73 chromosome 7, Zm-B73-REFERENCE-NAM-5.0, whole genome shotgun sequence, the following proteins share a genomic window:
- the LOC100381482 gene encoding uncharacterized protein isoform X2, whose amino-acid sequence MNSIKSAIFSGHRSHPHVGAAAVPQQQLGSTASFHSTPILQRKHKTQWHNVNTDSTIIRDVGGTEKLKGQCYGTCQNMQSLSFRVGVMKMRKMLHLLGLHGLEDIVGSEIQATMVSVHTIFITGISKAKRNSKRARSQKSRNWSFETDEEDEVSAPSEVSLARQALGLSTSGPLKLEDVKSAYRACALRWHPDRHNGSSKVLTQHAQVYSGGEIQALQCSIQDLM is encoded by the exons ATGAATAGCATCAAGTCGGCTATCTTCTCCGGCCATCGGTCGCACCCCCACGTGGGGGCGGCGGCGGTCCCGCAGCAGCAGCTGGGGAGCACCGCTTCGTTCCACTCGACACCCATTCTGCAGCGGAAGCACAAGACCCAGTGGCACAACGTAAATAC AGATTCAACTATTATACGAGACGTAGGAGGAACAGAGAAACTAAAAGGTCAATGCTACGGAACATGTCAGAATATGCAGAGTCTCTCTTTCAG AGTTGGCGTGATGAAGATGAGAAAAATGCTGCATCTGCTGGGCCTTCATGGTTTAGAGGACATCGTTGGGTCAGAAATTCAAGCAACAATGGTTTCCGTACACACGATTTTTATTACGGGAATTTCAAAAGCAAAG AGGAACTCCAAACGTGCTCGCTCACAAAAATCCAGAAACTGGAGTTTTGAAACAGACGAGGAGGATGAAGTATCAGCTCCATCAGAGGTATCTTTGGCACGACAAGCTCTTGGGTTGAGCACTTCTGGTCCGCTTAAACTTGAAGATGTTAAAAGCGC ATACCGAGCATGTGCACTTAGATGGCATCCAGATCGCCACAATGGATCATCTAAG GTCCTCACTCAGCATGCACAAG TCTACAGCGGAGGAGAAATTCAAGCATTGCAGTGCAGCATACAAGACCTTATGTGA
- the LOC100381482 gene encoding uncharacterized protein isoform X1: MNSIKSAIFSGHRSHPHVGAAAVPQQQLGSTASFHSTPILQRKHKTQWHNRFNYYTRRRRNRETKRSMLRNMSEYAESLFQSWRDEDEKNAASAGPSWFRGHRWVRNSSNNGFRTHDFYYGNFKSKGGFEFCTSDEDEPENLFRNVFRDQHTYYWSFSSDNFQRNSKRARSQKSRNWSFETDEEDEVSAPSEVSLARQALGLSTSGPLKLEDVKSAYRACALRWHPDRHNGSSKVLTQHAQVYSGGEIQALQCSIQDLM; this comes from the exons ATGAATAGCATCAAGTCGGCTATCTTCTCCGGCCATCGGTCGCACCCCCACGTGGGGGCGGCGGCGGTCCCGCAGCAGCAGCTGGGGAGCACCGCTTCGTTCCACTCGACACCCATTCTGCAGCGGAAGCACAAGACCCAGTGGCACAAC AGATTCAACTATTATACGAGACGTAGGAGGAACAGAGAAACTAAAAGGTCAATGCTACGGAACATGTCAGAATATGCAGAGTCTCTCTTTCAG AGTTGGCGTGATGAAGATGAGAAAAATGCTGCATCTGCTGGGCCTTCATGGTTTAGAGGACATCGTTGGGTCAGAAATTCAAGCAACAATGGTTTCCGTACACACGATTTTTATTACGGGAATTTCAAAAGCAAAG GAGGATTTGAGTTTTGCACAAGTGATGAGGATGAACCAGAGAATCTGTTTCGTAATGTTTTTCGAGACCAGCACACATATTATTGGTCTTTTTCATCTGATAATTTTCAGAGGAACTCCAAACGTGCTCGCTCACAAAAATCCAGAAACTGGAGTTTTGAAACAGACGAGGAGGATGAAGTATCAGCTCCATCAGAGGTATCTTTGGCACGACAAGCTCTTGGGTTGAGCACTTCTGGTCCGCTTAAACTTGAAGATGTTAAAAGCGC ATACCGAGCATGTGCACTTAGATGGCATCCAGATCGCCACAATGGATCATCTAAG GTCCTCACTCAGCATGCACAAG TCTACAGCGGAGGAGAAATTCAAGCATTGCAGTGCAGCATACAAGACCTTATGTGA
- the LOC100381482 gene encoding uncharacterized protein LOC100381482, with protein sequence MNSIKSAIFSGHRSHPHVGAAAVPQQQLGSTASFHSTPILQRKHKTQWHNRFNYYTRRRRNRETKRSMLRNMSEYAESLFQSWRDEDEKNAASAGPSWFRGHRWVRNSSNNGFRTHDFYYGNFKSKGGFEFCTSDEDEPENLFRNVFRDQHTYYWSFSSDNFQRNSKRARSQKSRNWSFETDEEDEVSAPSEVSLARQALGLSTSGPLKLEDVKSAYRACALRWHPDRHNGSSKSTAEEKFKHCSAAYKTLCDSLAAA encoded by the exons ATGAATAGCATCAAGTCGGCTATCTTCTCCGGCCATCGGTCGCACCCCCACGTGGGGGCGGCGGCGGTCCCGCAGCAGCAGCTGGGGAGCACCGCTTCGTTCCACTCGACACCCATTCTGCAGCGGAAGCACAAGACCCAGTGGCACAAC AGATTCAACTATTATACGAGACGTAGGAGGAACAGAGAAACTAAAAGGTCAATGCTACGGAACATGTCAGAATATGCAGAGTCTCTCTTTCAG AGTTGGCGTGATGAAGATGAGAAAAATGCTGCATCTGCTGGGCCTTCATGGTTTAGAGGACATCGTTGGGTCAGAAATTCAAGCAACAATGGTTTCCGTACACACGATTTTTATTACGGGAATTTCAAAAGCAAAG GAGGATTTGAGTTTTGCACAAGTGATGAGGATGAACCAGAGAATCTGTTTCGTAATGTTTTTCGAGACCAGCACACATATTATTGGTCTTTTTCATCTGATAATTTTCAGAGGAACTCCAAACGTGCTCGCTCACAAAAATCCAGAAACTGGAGTTTTGAAACAGACGAGGAGGATGAAGTATCAGCTCCATCAGAGGTATCTTTGGCACGACAAGCTCTTGGGTTGAGCACTTCTGGTCCGCTTAAACTTGAAGATGTTAAAAGCGC ATACCGAGCATGTGCACTTAGATGGCATCCAGATCGCCACAATGGATCATCTAAG TCTACAGCGGAGGAGAAATTCAAGCATTGCAGTGCAGCATACAAGACCTTATGTGATAGTTTGGCCGCTGCATAG
- the LOC100381482 gene encoding uncharacterized protein isoform X3, with translation MNSIKSAIFSGHRSHPHVGAAAVPQQQLGSTASFHSTPILQRKHKTQWHNVNTDSTIIRDVGGTEKLKGQCYGTCQNMQSLSFRVGVMKMRKMLHLLGLHGLEDIVGSEIQATMVSVHTIFITGISKAKRNSKRARSQKSRNWSFETDEEDEVSAPSEVSLARQALGLSTSGPLKLEDVKSAYRACALRWHPDRHNGSSKSTAEEKFKHCSAAYKTLCDSLAAA, from the exons ATGAATAGCATCAAGTCGGCTATCTTCTCCGGCCATCGGTCGCACCCCCACGTGGGGGCGGCGGCGGTCCCGCAGCAGCAGCTGGGGAGCACCGCTTCGTTCCACTCGACACCCATTCTGCAGCGGAAGCACAAGACCCAGTGGCACAACGTAAATAC AGATTCAACTATTATACGAGACGTAGGAGGAACAGAGAAACTAAAAGGTCAATGCTACGGAACATGTCAGAATATGCAGAGTCTCTCTTTCAG AGTTGGCGTGATGAAGATGAGAAAAATGCTGCATCTGCTGGGCCTTCATGGTTTAGAGGACATCGTTGGGTCAGAAATTCAAGCAACAATGGTTTCCGTACACACGATTTTTATTACGGGAATTTCAAAAGCAAAG AGGAACTCCAAACGTGCTCGCTCACAAAAATCCAGAAACTGGAGTTTTGAAACAGACGAGGAGGATGAAGTATCAGCTCCATCAGAGGTATCTTTGGCACGACAAGCTCTTGGGTTGAGCACTTCTGGTCCGCTTAAACTTGAAGATGTTAAAAGCGC ATACCGAGCATGTGCACTTAGATGGCATCCAGATCGCCACAATGGATCATCTAAG TCTACAGCGGAGGAGAAATTCAAGCATTGCAGTGCAGCATACAAGACCTTATGTGATAGTTTGGCCGCTGCATAG
- the LOC103633115 gene encoding probable plastid-lipid-associated protein 12, chloroplastic isoform X3 gives MAAAPAAAGGLMQLQPPLCVSPRASASCAPSIWGALPQLRRRRALARAASSVAAGEAEAYTEPELVLLEALLGIQGRGRAVAPRQLQEVESAVQALETQGGIPDPTSSSLIEGSWRLIFTTRPGTASPIQEVYLRTDDPRVVNVVKFSESVGDLKVEAEATIKDGKRILFRFDRAAFAFKFLPFKVPYPVPFRLLGDEANGWLDTTYLSHTGNIRISRGNKGTTFVLQKSADPRQILLSAISARTGVEEVINDFISSQNGTKADLSILVGEWQLLWCSQTEGESWSSVASAGLKDFQIIREDGKLKNSASPFPGLTLNATGNICKNGSGNTFTMSMKEGAVKVGGLQFPLDAQGEFVMEILYIDNKIRISRINQHMLVHLRIANTT, from the exons ATGGCCGCCGCCCCAGCAGCAGCCGGAGGCCTTATGCAGCTCCAGCCTCCGCTATGCGTGTCGCCTCGCGCCAGCGCTTCTTGCGCACCAAGCATCTGGGGGGCCCTGCCCCagcttcgccgccgccgggccctGGCGCGCGCGGCGTCGTCGGTAGCGGCCGGGGAGGCTGAGGCGTACACGGAACCCGAGCTGGTGTTGCTGGAGGCCCTCCTCGGCATCCAGGGCCGCGGCCGCGCCGTCGCTCCGCGCCAGCTCCAG GAAGTGGAGAGCGCTGTGCAGGCTCTCGAGACCCAGGGAGGCATTCCTGATCCG ACAAGTTCAAGTTTAATCGAAGGTAGCTGGCGGCTCATCTTCACTACGAGACCAGGGACAGCATCGCCCATTCAG GAAGTTTATCTTCGAACAGATGATCCAAGGGTGGTCAATGTTGTCAAGTTTTCAGAATCAGTTGGTGATCTGAAAGTAGAG GCAGAAGCAACTATTAAGGATGGAAAGCGCATACTTTTCCGTTTTGACCGAGCAGCATTTGCCTTCAAGTTTCTGCCATTTAAAGTTCCATACCCAGTGCCATTTAGACTTCTTGGAGATGAAGCTAATGGTTGGCTTGACACAACGTACTTGTCCCACACTGGGAACATACGAATTTCAAGGGGAAACAAG GGAACCACTTTTGTCCTACAGAAGAGTGCAGACCCAAGACAAATCTTATTGTCAGCTATATCTGCAAGAACAGGAGTAGAAGAG GTCATCAATGATTTTATTTCAAGCCAAAATGGAACAAAGGCTGATCTAAGCATTCTGGTGGGTGAATGGCAACTATTGTGGTGCTCACAG ACTGAAGGTGAAAGTTGGTCATCTGTTGCATCTGCCGGTCTCAAGGACTTCCAG ATTATAAGAGAAGATGGGAAATTAAAGAATTCAGCTAGCCCCTTCCCAGGTCTCACTCTTAATGCAACAGGCAACATATG CAAAAATGGGAGTGGAAACACCTTTACCATGTCCATGAAAGAAGGAGCTGTTAAAGTTGGTGGTTTACAGTTTCCCTTGGATGCTCAAGGAGAATTTGTGATGGAAATCTT GTATATCGACAACAAGATAAGGATATCCAGGATTAACCAGCACATGCTTGTCCATTTACGCATTGCGAATACAACATGA
- the LOC103633115 gene encoding probable plastid-lipid-associated protein 12, chloroplastic isoform X1 produces the protein MAAAPAAAGGLMQLQPPLCVSPRASASCAPSIWGALPQLRRRRALARAASSVAAGEAEAYTEPELVLLEALLGIQGRGRAVAPRQLQEVESAVQALETQGGIPDPTSSSLIEGSWRLIFTTRPGTASPIQRTFVGVDSFRIFQEVYLRTDDPRVVNVVKFSESVGDLKVEAEATIKDGKRILFRFDRAAFAFKFLPFKVPYPVPFRLLGDEANGWLDTTYLSHTGNIRISRGNKGTTFVLQKSADPRQILLSAISARTGVEEVINDFISSQNGTKADLSILVGEWQLLWCSQTEGESWSSVASAGLKDFQIIREDGKLKNSASPFPGLTLNATGNICKNGSGNTFTMSMKEGAVKVGGLQFPLDAQGEFVMEILYIDNKIRISRINQHMLVHLRIANTT, from the exons ATGGCCGCCGCCCCAGCAGCAGCCGGAGGCCTTATGCAGCTCCAGCCTCCGCTATGCGTGTCGCCTCGCGCCAGCGCTTCTTGCGCACCAAGCATCTGGGGGGCCCTGCCCCagcttcgccgccgccgggccctGGCGCGCGCGGCGTCGTCGGTAGCGGCCGGGGAGGCTGAGGCGTACACGGAACCCGAGCTGGTGTTGCTGGAGGCCCTCCTCGGCATCCAGGGCCGCGGCCGCGCCGTCGCTCCGCGCCAGCTCCAG GAAGTGGAGAGCGCTGTGCAGGCTCTCGAGACCCAGGGAGGCATTCCTGATCCG ACAAGTTCAAGTTTAATCGAAGGTAGCTGGCGGCTCATCTTCACTACGAGACCAGGGACAGCATCGCCCATTCAG AGGACATTTGTTGGAGTTGACTCTTTCCGTATCTTCCAGGAAGTTTATCTTCGAACAGATGATCCAAGGGTGGTCAATGTTGTCAAGTTTTCAGAATCAGTTGGTGATCTGAAAGTAGAG GCAGAAGCAACTATTAAGGATGGAAAGCGCATACTTTTCCGTTTTGACCGAGCAGCATTTGCCTTCAAGTTTCTGCCATTTAAAGTTCCATACCCAGTGCCATTTAGACTTCTTGGAGATGAAGCTAATGGTTGGCTTGACACAACGTACTTGTCCCACACTGGGAACATACGAATTTCAAGGGGAAACAAG GGAACCACTTTTGTCCTACAGAAGAGTGCAGACCCAAGACAAATCTTATTGTCAGCTATATCTGCAAGAACAGGAGTAGAAGAG GTCATCAATGATTTTATTTCAAGCCAAAATGGAACAAAGGCTGATCTAAGCATTCTGGTGGGTGAATGGCAACTATTGTGGTGCTCACAG ACTGAAGGTGAAAGTTGGTCATCTGTTGCATCTGCCGGTCTCAAGGACTTCCAG ATTATAAGAGAAGATGGGAAATTAAAGAATTCAGCTAGCCCCTTCCCAGGTCTCACTCTTAATGCAACAGGCAACATATG CAAAAATGGGAGTGGAAACACCTTTACCATGTCCATGAAAGAAGGAGCTGTTAAAGTTGGTGGTTTACAGTTTCCCTTGGATGCTCAAGGAGAATTTGTGATGGAAATCTT GTATATCGACAACAAGATAAGGATATCCAGGATTAACCAGCACATGCTTGTCCATTTACGCATTGCGAATACAACATGA
- the LOC103633115 gene encoding probable plastid-lipid-associated protein 12, chloroplastic isoform X2, translating into MAAAPAAAGGLMQLQPPLCVSPRASASCAPSIWGALPQLRRRRALARAASSVAAGEAEAYTEPELVLLEALLGIQGRGRAVAPRQLQEVESAVQALETQGGIPDPTSSSLIEGSWRLIFTTRPGTASPIQRTFVGVDSFRIFQEVYLRTDDPRVVNVVKFSESVGDLKVEAEATIKDGKRILFRFDRAAFAFKFLPFKVPYPVPFRLLGDEANGWLDTTYLSHTGNIRISRGNKGTTFVLQKSADPRQILLSAISARTGVEEVINDFISSQNGTKADLSILVGEWQLLWCSQTEGESWSSVASAGLKDFQIIREDGKLKNSASPFPGLTLNATGNICKNGSGNTFTMSMKEGAVKVGGLQFPLDAQGEFVMEILYGIHVFLKLKYEAYT; encoded by the exons ATGGCCGCCGCCCCAGCAGCAGCCGGAGGCCTTATGCAGCTCCAGCCTCCGCTATGCGTGTCGCCTCGCGCCAGCGCTTCTTGCGCACCAAGCATCTGGGGGGCCCTGCCCCagcttcgccgccgccgggccctGGCGCGCGCGGCGTCGTCGGTAGCGGCCGGGGAGGCTGAGGCGTACACGGAACCCGAGCTGGTGTTGCTGGAGGCCCTCCTCGGCATCCAGGGCCGCGGCCGCGCCGTCGCTCCGCGCCAGCTCCAG GAAGTGGAGAGCGCTGTGCAGGCTCTCGAGACCCAGGGAGGCATTCCTGATCCG ACAAGTTCAAGTTTAATCGAAGGTAGCTGGCGGCTCATCTTCACTACGAGACCAGGGACAGCATCGCCCATTCAG AGGACATTTGTTGGAGTTGACTCTTTCCGTATCTTCCAGGAAGTTTATCTTCGAACAGATGATCCAAGGGTGGTCAATGTTGTCAAGTTTTCAGAATCAGTTGGTGATCTGAAAGTAGAG GCAGAAGCAACTATTAAGGATGGAAAGCGCATACTTTTCCGTTTTGACCGAGCAGCATTTGCCTTCAAGTTTCTGCCATTTAAAGTTCCATACCCAGTGCCATTTAGACTTCTTGGAGATGAAGCTAATGGTTGGCTTGACACAACGTACTTGTCCCACACTGGGAACATACGAATTTCAAGGGGAAACAAG GGAACCACTTTTGTCCTACAGAAGAGTGCAGACCCAAGACAAATCTTATTGTCAGCTATATCTGCAAGAACAGGAGTAGAAGAG GTCATCAATGATTTTATTTCAAGCCAAAATGGAACAAAGGCTGATCTAAGCATTCTGGTGGGTGAATGGCAACTATTGTGGTGCTCACAG ACTGAAGGTGAAAGTTGGTCATCTGTTGCATCTGCCGGTCTCAAGGACTTCCAG ATTATAAGAGAAGATGGGAAATTAAAGAATTCAGCTAGCCCCTTCCCAGGTCTCACTCTTAATGCAACAGGCAACATATG CAAAAATGGGAGTGGAAACACCTTTACCATGTCCATGAAAGAAGGAGCTGTTAAAGTTGGTGGTTTACAGTTTCCCTTGGATGCTCAAGGAGAATTTGTGATGGAAATCTTGTATGGCATTCACGTCTTCCTGAaattgaaatatgaagcttatACTTAG